ATGTGCTTGCATTTTGGTTTGTGCAATGAGTCGTTTCCTAATTAATGCTTTTCCATCTTAGGGAACAAGAAAGATTAAAGGCATCATGGTGAAGCTTCCAAAACCAGCTGAGATAACTTTGAATCCAGAGTGCTTCCGTAATATGGTGaatcttcaaattttcataaacCATAATGCATCTCTATGTGGGGACATTAACTATCTGCCCAACGCGTTAAGATTTATTGATTGGCCTAGTTGTCAGTTACAATCTTTGCCACCCAAATTTCAAGGATATTGTCTTGTTGAGTTCAGAATGCCACGCAGTCATATCAGACAATTGGAGGGATTTAAGGTatgtatttgaaattattttcatctattatatataatttcaaatagaGTTGTTAgtttcaaaaggaaaaacacgaaatttgttttctaagtttttgtcttttgaagCGTGTGATTAATTATTTCCTGTTTTTGTGTTCTTGTCTCACAGTATTCGCCAAACCTGACATGTATGAATTTGCATGGTTGTCAATTCTTAGAAAAAATCCCAGACTTATCCGGAATCCCAAACATAAAGTACTTGTTTCTAAGTGACTGTACAAGTTTGGTTGAGCTTGATGATTCTGTTGGATTCCTTGATAAACTTGTTGTTTTGGATCTTGCGGGATGCGTTAAGCTTATGAGGTTCGCAACAACACTTAGATTGCCAAACCTGATAGATATGAATTTGCGTGGTTGTCAATTCTTAGAAAAAATCCCAGACTTATCCGGAATCCCAAACATAGAGTACTTGTTTATAAGTGACTGTACAAGTTTGGTTGAGCTTGATGATTCTGTTGGATTCCTTGATAAACTTGTTGTTTTGGATCTTGAGGGATGCGTTAAGCTTATGAGGTTCGCAACAACACTTAGATTGCCAAACCTGATAGATATGAATTTGCGTGGTTGTCAATTCTTAGAAAAAATCCCAGACTTATCCGGAATCCCGAACATAGAGTACTTGTTTATAAGTGACTGTACAAGTTTGGTTGAGCTTGATGATTCTGTTGGATTCCTTGATAAACTTGTTGATTTGGATCTTGAGGGATGCGTTAAGCTTATGAGGTTCGCAACAACACTTAGATTGCCAAACCTGACACGTATGAATTTGCGTGGTTGTCAATTCTTAGAAAAGATCCCAGACTTATCCGGAATCCCGAACATAAAGTACTTGTTTCTAAGTGATTGTACAAGTTTGGTTGAGCTTGATGATTCTGTTGGATTCCTTGATAAACTTGTTGATTTGGATCTTATGGGATGCGTTAAGCTTATGAGGTTCGCAACAACACTTAGATTGCCAAACCTGACATATATGAATTTGCGCGGTTGTCAATCCTTAGAAAAAATCCCAGACTTATCCGGAATCCCGAACATAAAGTACTTGTTTCGAAGTGAATGTACAAGTTTGGCTGAGCTTGATGATTCTATTGGATTCCTTGATGGATGCGTTAATCTTACGAAGTTTGGAAGAAGATTTAGATTGAAATCCTTAGAAACACTGGACCTAAAGGGTTGTGCAAGTCTTGAGAGTTTCCCAGAAATAGAAGTGAAGATGGAATCACTAAGAAGATTGACAACCAAGTTACGATCTCTTAATCTATCTGGAGCCAACTTTGTCACGCTTCCAGAATGCATTAGCAAATTTGTGAGCTTGAAGTATCTTACCTTGCGTGATTGCAAGAGTCTTCGAGAAATTCCACAAGAAGTACTTCCACCAAGAGTATGTTGGGTATCCCTGGATAACTGCACATCATTggaaaaatttccaaaactgCCACTATCATCGGAGGTTAAGTATGTGAGTTTGATGAATTGCGTTAGCCTACGTGGCTATGACATCGCAGAAAATAGTATTCTGGATCAGGTTTctgtctcttctctctctgtgtctctctttGTCTCTCCCTCTATGTTATATGGTTAAGATGATGATTGTTGTAACCAATTGTATTGTAGGTATCTTCTCTTCCGCATCctcaatttgaaatttatcttcCAGGCGATGAAGTACCAAAGTGGTTCAGCTGTTGTAAAGATGCAACACTAGTTAAAGACGAATTCTCTTCtgatgaggaagaggaagacgaaTACTCTGCTCGATGTGaagtttgttttgaaattccTCCAAATTTAGATTGGGAGACGTCAAGATTGGTTATATGTGTTGTTAATAAGGGAAACGTATGTGGGAATGAATGCACCGCACTGACAAGTGTTCATATCAATGGAGAACGGGTCGGCGAGATATTTATGGTGATAGAGGACAGTAATGTGGGTCTTAGCTGTATTCCATTATCGAAGCCGAGGAACAACATAGCAATACGTTGGGAGAAACTGACGCAATTGCAATACGTTGGGTGTAATAAGTGTCAAATTATATTTGAGTTCAGCTTCGCGGCCACACCCGTTAAAATCCTCTGCGGGGTCCACCTATTAGGCCACCAGTTGCTGATGTCAGCATCAGAGACTGGTCTTGGCAAGAGGCCTAGGTTATCAGACGTCGGTGATCATGAAGCTCAAAGAGGAGAGGCGGATCACCCAA
The Prunus dulcis chromosome 2, ALMONDv2, whole genome shotgun sequence DNA segment above includes these coding regions:
- the LOC117618164 gene encoding disease resistance protein TAO1-like, which codes for MITKDNLIQHIERILQKSYDALDDDAKEVFLDIACFFKDASKDVVLQIVPKNCIEVLVDKAMITVEWDNRILMHDLLEKLGKDIVHKESPNDPGERSRLWFYEDVIQVLMESTGTRKIKGIMVKLPKPAEITLNPECFRNMVNLQIFINHNASLCGDINYLPNALRFIDWPSCQLQSLPPKFQGYCLVEFRMPRSHIRQLEGFKYSPNLTCMNLHGCQFLEKIPDLSGIPNIKYLFLSDCTSLVELDDSVGFLDKLVVLDLAGCVKLMRFATTLRLPNLIDMNLRGCQFLEKIPDLSGIPNIEYLFISDCTSLVELDDSVGFLDKLVVLDLEGCVKLMRFATTLRLPNLIDMNLRGCQFLEKIPDLSGIPNIEYLFISDCTSLVELDDSVGFLDKLVDLDLEGCVNLTKFGRRFRLKSLETLDLKGCASLESFPEIEVKMESLRRLTTKLRSLNLSGANFVTLPECISKFVSLKYLTLRDCKSLREIPQEVLPPRVCWVSLDNCTSLEKFPKLPLSSEVKYVSLMNCVSLRGYDIAENSILDQVSSLPHPQFEIYLPGDEVPKWFSCCKDATLVKDEFSSDEEEEDEYSARCEVCFEIPPNLDWETSRLVICVVNKGNVCGNECTALTSVHINGERVGEIFMVIEDSNVGLSCIPLSKPRNNIA